The following coding sequences lie in one Apium graveolens cultivar Ventura chromosome 3, ASM990537v1, whole genome shotgun sequence genomic window:
- the LOC141714703 gene encoding secreted RxLR effector protein 161-like, producing the protein MVYTRPDLAQSVNVVSRFMGDSGKEHWQAVKKVFQYLKGTSDLRLIYGGSTECSVPGFSDSDYDGDDDSRRSMTGSAFTLGGSIISWKATLQHTMTLSTIEAEYMALTEATKKEFG; encoded by the coding sequence ATGGTCTACACTAGGCCCGATCTTGCACAATCTGTCAATGTTGTTAGTAGATTTATGGGTGATTCAGGAAAGGAGCATTGGCAAGCTGTCAAGAAGGTCTTTCAGTACTTAAAAGGTACGTCTGATCTTCGTCTCATTTATGGAGGTAGTACAGAATGCTCGGTGCCAGGATTTTCAGACTCTGATTATGATGGAGATGATGACAGTAGAAGATCTATGACTGGTTCTGCTTTCACTCTAGGTGGTTCAATTATTAGTTGGAAAGCTACTCTGCAACATACGATGACTTTGTCGACTATAGAAGCAGAGTACATGGCATTGACAGAAGCCACAAAAAAGGAATTTGGTTGA